From Actinomyces slackii, a single genomic window includes:
- a CDS encoding polyprenyl synthetase family protein translates to MIGSLPLSTPRLEARISGALEAIEARLLEVVTSADETINPPTSHLAKAGGKRLRPVLALLTAQLGDPELATGPMVRDAGVAVELTHIATLYHDDVMDDAPLRRGAPSAQTVWGNSAAILTGDVLVARASQLVAALGPEAVLAHAKTFERLCMGQLHETLPRPAGTDPVEHYIQVLADKTGSLIAVSARYGAMLTGAGERTEQIVEAFGEKIGVAFQLADDVIDLVGSSETTGKTPGTDLREGVETMPVLLLRQALAAGELDASGQSILSALSTADLADDEALAQVVERLREHPVLARTREMAFAWARDAVAALEGLEEAVAQGTAERLAGQGAAEVEAAQAEARERTAMVREGMEDFARLLVDRAA, encoded by the coding sequence GTGATCGGATCGCTACCACTGAGCACCCCGCGTCTCGAGGCCCGCATCTCCGGTGCCCTGGAGGCCATTGAGGCCCGGCTCCTGGAGGTGGTGACCAGTGCGGATGAGACGATCAACCCGCCGACCTCTCACCTGGCCAAGGCCGGGGGCAAGCGGCTGCGGCCGGTGCTGGCCCTCCTGACCGCTCAACTGGGGGACCCCGAGCTGGCCACGGGCCCCATGGTGCGCGACGCGGGCGTGGCCGTGGAGCTGACCCACATCGCCACGCTCTACCACGACGACGTCATGGACGACGCCCCTTTGAGGCGCGGCGCGCCCAGCGCCCAGACCGTCTGGGGCAACTCCGCCGCGATCCTCACCGGTGATGTCCTGGTGGCCCGGGCCTCCCAGCTGGTGGCGGCCCTGGGCCCCGAGGCGGTCCTGGCCCACGCCAAGACCTTCGAGCGCCTGTGCATGGGCCAGCTCCACGAGACCCTGCCCCGCCCGGCGGGAACCGACCCGGTGGAGCACTACATCCAGGTCCTGGCGGACAAGACCGGCTCACTCATCGCCGTCTCTGCCCGCTACGGCGCCATGCTCACCGGGGCGGGGGAGCGCACCGAGCAGATCGTCGAGGCCTTCGGCGAGAAGATCGGCGTGGCCTTCCAGTTGGCCGACGACGTCATCGACCTGGTGGGCAGCTCGGAGACCACCGGCAAGACCCCGGGAACCGACCTGCGCGAGGGAGTCGAGACCATGCCGGTGCTCCTGCTGCGCCAGGCCCTGGCGGCCGGGGAGCTCGACGCGAGCGGGCAGTCGATCCTCTCGGCCCTGTCCACCGCGGATCTGGCCGACGACGAGGCCCTGGCCCAGGTGGTCGAGCGCCTGCGTGAGCATCCGGTGCTCGCCCGCACCCGGGAGATGGCCTTCGCCTGGGCGCGCGACGCCGTGGCGGCCCTGGAGGGGCTGGAGGAGGCCGTTGCTCAGGGGACCGCGGAGCGCCTGGCCGGGCAGGGGGCGGCTGAGGTGGAGGCCGCCCAGGCCGAGGCGCGCGAGCGCACCGCCATGGTGCGCGAGGGCATGGAGGACTTCGCCCGCCTCCTGGTGGACCGCGCGGCCTGA
- the nuoN gene encoding NADH-quinone oxidoreductase subunit NuoN, with translation MSFTQPIINWAALTPALIVLVGAVLGVLVEALVSRPSRHFTQVLLGVAAIAGSGFALYRRWDAMPGPNQPWPPNIAPGLVEDPFAIAAQGVLLVIGFLAVLVMADRTAVGDGAFAAQSADRPGSAEEAESLHAGWTTTEVFPLALFSLGGMMLFGAVNNLIALFVILELVSLPLYIMAATARHRRLLSQEAALKYFVLGAFASAFLLMGAALLYGLSGAVDYASIAQALRGQVVGADLLALGGLALVTVGLLFKVGAVPFHAWSPDVYQGAPTPVTGFMAAGVKAAAFFALVRFHYEAAGLMGWDLAPFLWGVAIATMVLGTVAGIVQKDVKRMLAYSAIAHAGFMLIGIIAYNRVGIASLTFYALTYGVSTVGAFGLISLVRSRHEGAVGGEANDLEAFKGLGRRSPWAAGAMTVFLLSFAGIPLTAGFTAKFQLFVSGVTGGATWLVILAVACSAATAFFYMRLIVLMLFHAPKGEEVAVVDSQGMVSVAVLLAAVVTVVLGILPQAVIDLFGQTAMLLP, from the coding sequence GTGAGCTTCACGCAGCCGATCATCAACTGGGCCGCTCTGACCCCGGCCCTCATCGTGCTTGTGGGCGCCGTCCTGGGCGTCCTGGTGGAGGCCCTCGTCTCTCGCCCCTCTCGCCATTTCACCCAGGTGCTGCTGGGAGTGGCGGCGATCGCGGGCTCCGGATTCGCCCTCTACCGGCGCTGGGACGCCATGCCCGGCCCCAACCAGCCCTGGCCGCCGAATATCGCCCCGGGCCTGGTTGAGGACCCCTTCGCCATCGCCGCCCAGGGCGTGCTGCTGGTGATCGGGTTCCTGGCGGTCCTGGTCATGGCCGACCGCACCGCCGTCGGCGACGGGGCCTTCGCCGCCCAGAGCGCCGACCGTCCCGGCAGCGCCGAGGAGGCCGAGTCCCTGCACGCCGGCTGGACCACCACCGAGGTCTTCCCCCTGGCCCTGTTCTCCCTGGGCGGGATGATGCTCTTCGGGGCCGTCAACAACCTCATCGCCCTGTTCGTCATCCTCGAGCTGGTCTCGCTGCCGCTCTACATCATGGCCGCCACCGCCCGTCACCGGCGCCTGCTCAGCCAGGAGGCGGCCCTGAAGTACTTCGTCCTGGGGGCCTTCGCCTCCGCCTTCCTCCTCATGGGCGCCGCCCTCCTCTACGGCCTGAGCGGCGCGGTGGACTACGCCTCGATCGCCCAGGCGCTGCGCGGGCAGGTCGTGGGCGCCGACCTGCTGGCCCTGGGGGGTCTGGCCCTGGTGACCGTCGGGCTGCTGTTCAAGGTGGGCGCCGTGCCCTTCCACGCCTGGAGCCCGGATGTCTACCAGGGGGCTCCCACCCCGGTGACGGGCTTCATGGCCGCCGGGGTCAAGGCGGCGGCCTTCTTCGCACTCGTGCGCTTCCACTACGAGGCCGCCGGGCTCATGGGCTGGGACCTGGCCCCCTTCCTGTGGGGCGTGGCCATCGCCACCATGGTCCTGGGCACGGTGGCGGGGATCGTCCAGAAGGATGTCAAGCGCATGCTCGCCTACTCGGCGATCGCCCACGCGGGCTTCATGCTCATCGGCATCATCGCCTACAACCGGGTCGGCATCGCCTCCCTGACCTTCTACGCCCTGACCTACGGGGTCTCCACGGTGGGGGCCTTCGGCCTCATCTCCCTGGTGCGCTCGCGCCACGAGGGGGCCGTGGGCGGGGAGGCCAATGACCTGGAGGCCTTCAAGGGCCTGGGACGGCGCAGCCCCTGGGCGGCCGGGGCCATGACGGTGTTCCTGCTGTCCTTCGCCGGCATCCCGCTGACCGCGGGCTTCACCGCCAAGTTCCAGCTCTTCGTCTCCGGAGTCACCGGCGGGGCGACCTGGCTGGTGATCCTGGCCGTGGCCTGCTCGGCGGCCACCGCCTTCTTCTACATGCGCCTGATCGTCCTCATGCTCTTCCACGCCCCCAAGGGTGAGGAGGTCGCCGTCGTCGACAGCCAGGGCATGGTGAGCGTGGCCGTCCTGCTGGCGGCTGTGGTCACTGTGGTGCTGGGCATCCTGCCGCAGGCCGTGATCGATCTGTTCGGCCAGACCGCTATGCTCCTGCCGTGA
- a CDS encoding NADH-quinone oxidoreductase subunit M, with translation MQTISAPQPLLSLMALLPLAGALLLWAVPPLGRLARPLGLLVSLGVLGLGIRVLTLFDASQASTVQMAETRQWIPALGAHWALGVDGLGLAMLLLGAFLTPIVLLASWGDVPADRQARFTGLVLCLEAFIVVIFAARDIFLFYVCFEAMLLPVYFLIGTFGGPGRRRAALKFLLYSLAGGLVMLVGVVALMVNSIPAPDPTTGIAGGPSLLISDVAANLQVSQGAARWIFLSFFLAFAIKAPMVPVHTWLPDTAEQATPGTSVLLIGVLDKIGTYGMIALVLPLFPEASRWAAPVILVLAAVSIIYGGLVAIAQDHLYRLISYTSISHFGFMVLGIFVGSQVAANGAMVYMVAHGLSIAGLYLVTGFLARRTGTVLISELGGMARVTPLVAGTFLVSGLASIALPGLSGFVPEWMVLTGTFSVSTALGGVALAGVVIAAVYVLVPYQRVFTGAPDPSRTGTPDLEGREKLVLVPVIAAMLALGLAPAVLTSTLDGVAEQVSTTVSRQAAGDAATSASSATEGITK, from the coding sequence ATGCAGACCATTTCCGCACCGCAGCCCCTCCTGAGCCTGATGGCCCTCCTGCCCCTGGCAGGGGCGCTCCTGCTGTGGGCCGTGCCCCCACTGGGACGGCTCGCCCGCCCCCTCGGGCTGCTGGTCTCCCTGGGAGTCCTGGGCCTGGGCATCCGGGTCCTCACCCTCTTCGACGCCTCCCAGGCCTCCACCGTTCAGATGGCCGAGACCCGCCAGTGGATCCCCGCCCTGGGCGCCCACTGGGCGCTGGGCGTCGACGGCCTGGGCCTGGCCATGCTCCTGCTGGGGGCCTTCCTGACCCCCATCGTGCTGCTGGCCTCCTGGGGGGACGTCCCCGCCGACCGCCAGGCGCGGTTCACCGGCCTGGTGCTGTGCCTGGAGGCCTTCATCGTCGTCATCTTCGCGGCGCGGGACATCTTCCTGTTCTACGTCTGCTTCGAGGCGATGCTCCTGCCGGTCTACTTCCTCATCGGAACCTTCGGGGGCCCGGGCCGGCGCCGCGCGGCACTGAAGTTCCTCCTGTACTCCCTGGCCGGCGGGCTCGTCATGCTCGTGGGGGTCGTGGCCCTCATGGTCAACAGCATCCCGGCCCCCGACCCGACCACGGGCATCGCCGGCGGCCCCAGCCTCCTCATCTCCGACGTCGCCGCCAACCTCCAGGTCTCCCAGGGCGCCGCCCGCTGGATCTTCCTCAGCTTCTTCCTCGCCTTCGCCATCAAGGCCCCCATGGTCCCGGTGCACACCTGGCTGCCCGACACCGCCGAGCAGGCCACCCCGGGCACCTCCGTGCTGCTCATCGGAGTCCTGGACAAGATCGGCACCTACGGGATGATCGCCCTGGTCCTGCCGCTCTTCCCGGAGGCATCCAGGTGGGCGGCTCCCGTCATCCTCGTGCTGGCCGCCGTCTCCATCATCTACGGGGGACTGGTGGCCATCGCCCAGGATCACCTCTACCGCCTCATCTCCTACACCTCCATCAGCCACTTCGGATTCATGGTGCTGGGGATCTTCGTGGGCAGTCAGGTGGCGGCCAACGGCGCCATGGTCTACATGGTGGCCCACGGCCTGTCCATCGCCGGGCTCTACCTTGTCACCGGCTTCCTGGCCCGGCGCACCGGCACCGTCCTCATCTCCGAGCTGGGCGGCATGGCCCGCGTCACCCCGCTGGTGGCCGGGACCTTCCTCGTCTCGGGCCTGGCCTCCATCGCCCTGCCCGGGCTCTCGGGCTTCGTGCCGGAGTGGATGGTGCTCACCGGCACCTTCTCGGTCTCCACGGCGCTGGGCGGCGTCGCCCTGGCCGGGGTGGTCATCGCCGCCGTCTACGTCCTGGTGCCCTACCAGAGGGTCTTCACCGGGGCCCCCGACCCCAGCCGCACGGGCACCCCCGATCTTGAGGGCCGCGAGAAGCTGGTGCTGGTCCCGGTCATCGCCGCCATGCTCGCCCTGGGGCTGGCCCCAGCGGTCCTGACCAGCACCCTGGACGGGGTCGCCGAGCAGGTCTCCACCACCGTGAGCCGGCAGGCCGCCGGTGACGCGGCCACCAGCGCCTCCTCCGCAACGGAAGGGATCACCAAGTGA
- the nuoL gene encoding NADH-quinone oxidoreductase subunit L encodes MTALSAAAPVLTGPASALAQAEGGSVVGAAAPATGAAALAWLLIAVPAASAALLLLAGRRSDAWGHWLGLAAALFSACLGLGILAQVLGLPADQRVMEADLWRWFASGDLAVDVGLRIDPLSLTFVVLVTFVGFLIHLYSVAYMSHDRDRRRFFAYLNLFVAAMLTLVLGDSYIVLFVGWEGVGLASYLLIGFWNTAEADAPRAEREKSLENATAAKKAFIMNRVGDLGLLAAMMVMVAQVGSVSFDAVLPAAAHGEIPSGWLLAAGLLLLVAACGKSAQFPLQAWLGDAMAGPTPVSALIHAATMVTAGVYLMVRSGAIFEGAPSAQLAVAVIGAITLVLGAVVGCAKDDMKKVLAASTMSQIGYMMLGAGLGPIGYAFAIFHLLTHGFFKAQLFLGAGSVMHAMGDQVDIRRFGALRRAMRITWITMGIGWLAILGIPPFSGFWSKDKIIEAAFVGQGAQPWILGSVALIGAGITAFYMSRLFFMIFHGTARWTTEEDLEGEVHPHESGWLMTLPLIILSVFSLGLGGVLSLGDGFVTWLEPVTGHAEHHEPVLPIPAIMGATLALVVIGAAAAWVMYARREVPVVIQPGSALVEAARRDMYQDAINEAIAMRPGQGLVAAANAAEAAAVDGAVEGLGAGTAAVGRLARRTESGYVRSYAGYMLGGAVLALIAVLAARF; translated from the coding sequence ATGACCGCACTGAGTGCCGCTGCCCCCGTCCTGACCGGGCCCGCCAGCGCTCTGGCCCAGGCCGAGGGCGGCTCCGTGGTCGGCGCCGCCGCACCGGCCACGGGCGCGGCCGCCCTGGCCTGGCTCCTCATCGCCGTGCCCGCCGCCAGCGCCGCCCTGCTCCTGCTGGCCGGGCGCCGCTCGGACGCCTGGGGCCACTGGCTGGGCCTGGCCGCCGCCCTGTTCTCCGCCTGCCTGGGGCTGGGGATCCTCGCCCAGGTCCTGGGCCTGCCCGCCGACCAGCGGGTCATGGAGGCCGACCTGTGGCGCTGGTTCGCCTCCGGGGACCTGGCCGTCGACGTCGGCCTGCGCATCGACCCGCTGTCCCTGACCTTCGTGGTCCTGGTGACCTTCGTCGGCTTCCTCATCCACCTGTACTCGGTGGCCTACATGAGCCACGACCGCGACCGGCGGCGCTTCTTCGCCTACCTCAACCTGTTCGTGGCCGCCATGCTCACCCTGGTGCTGGGGGACAGCTACATCGTGCTCTTCGTGGGCTGGGAGGGCGTGGGCCTGGCCTCCTACCTGCTCATCGGCTTCTGGAACACCGCTGAGGCCGACGCCCCCCGCGCCGAGCGGGAGAAGTCCCTGGAGAACGCCACGGCCGCCAAGAAGGCCTTCATCATGAACCGCGTGGGCGACCTGGGACTGCTGGCCGCCATGATGGTCATGGTCGCCCAGGTCGGCTCGGTGTCCTTCGACGCCGTCCTGCCGGCGGCCGCCCACGGCGAGATCCCCAGCGGATGGCTGCTCGCCGCCGGCCTGCTGCTCCTGGTGGCCGCCTGCGGGAAGTCCGCCCAGTTCCCCCTCCAGGCCTGGCTGGGCGACGCCATGGCCGGCCCCACGCCGGTCTCGGCACTCATCCACGCCGCCACCATGGTCACCGCCGGCGTCTACCTCATGGTGCGCTCCGGCGCCATCTTCGAGGGCGCCCCCTCCGCCCAGCTGGCCGTTGCCGTCATCGGCGCCATCACCCTGGTGCTGGGCGCCGTGGTCGGCTGCGCCAAGGACGACATGAAGAAGGTCCTGGCCGCCTCCACCATGAGCCAGATCGGCTACATGATGCTGGGCGCCGGACTGGGGCCCATCGGCTACGCCTTCGCCATCTTCCACCTGCTGACCCACGGCTTCTTCAAGGCCCAGCTCTTCCTGGGGGCCGGGTCCGTCATGCACGCCATGGGCGACCAGGTCGACATCCGCCGCTTCGGAGCCCTGCGCCGCGCCATGCGGATCACCTGGATCACCATGGGCATCGGCTGGCTCGCCATCCTGGGCATCCCGCCCTTCTCCGGCTTCTGGTCCAAGGACAAGATCATCGAGGCCGCCTTCGTCGGGCAGGGGGCCCAGCCCTGGATCCTGGGGAGCGTGGCCCTCATCGGCGCCGGCATCACCGCCTTCTACATGTCCCGACTGTTCTTCATGATCTTCCACGGCACCGCCAGGTGGACCACCGAGGAGGACCTGGAGGGCGAGGTCCACCCCCACGAGTCGGGCTGGCTCATGACCCTGCCGCTCATCATCCTGTCGGTCTTCTCCCTGGGACTGGGAGGGGTGCTCAGCCTGGGCGACGGCTTCGTCACCTGGCTGGAGCCGGTGACCGGCCACGCCGAGCACCATGAGCCGGTGCTGCCCATCCCCGCCATCATGGGCGCCACCCTGGCGCTGGTGGTCATCGGCGCCGCCGCGGCCTGGGTCATGTACGCCCGCCGCGAGGTCCCCGTGGTCATCCAGCCCGGAAGCGCCCTGGTGGAGGCCGCCCGCCGCGACATGTACCAGGACGCCATCAACGAGGCCATCGCCATGCGGCCCGGCCAGGGGCTGGTGGCCGCCGCCAATGCCGCCGAGGCCGCCGCCGTCGACGGGGCCGTCGAGGGGCTGGGCGCCGGTACCGCCGCAGTGGGCCGCCTGGCGCGGCGCACCGAGTCCGGATACGTCCGCTCCTACGCCGGCTACATGCTCGGCGGGGCGGTGCTCGCGCTCATCGCCGTCCTGGCCGCCAGGTTCTGA
- the nuoK gene encoding NADH-quinone oxidoreductase subunit NuoK, producing MSLPITAYVVLAAVLFTLGALTVLLRRNALIELMGVELMLNAVNLVLVTFSRLHGDLTGQVFAFFVMVVAAAEVVVGLSIVVSIFRTRRSTSVDDENLLKN from the coding sequence GTGAGTCTGCCCATCACCGCCTACGTCGTCCTGGCCGCGGTCCTGTTCACCCTGGGGGCGCTGACCGTGCTCCTGCGCCGCAACGCCCTCATCGAGCTGATGGGGGTCGAGCTCATGCTCAACGCCGTCAACCTCGTCCTGGTGACCTTCTCCCGCCTCCACGGCGATCTGACCGGTCAGGTCTTCGCCTTCTTCGTCATGGTGGTCGCCGCCGCCGAGGTCGTGGTGGGGCTGAGCATCGTCGTGTCCATCTTCCGCACCCGCAGGTCCACGTCGGTCGACGACGAGAACCTGCTCAAGAACTGA
- a CDS encoding NADH-quinone oxidoreductase subunit J, protein MSAASAAIAQLAGSASLPAAAGGTGDPGRMATGEVVLFIAVALITVACGLGVLTAKRAVSAAVNMIGIMISLAVLYIANSAPFLGITQIVVYTGAVMTLVLFVVMLVGVGGEEPMGGTTSRIQRPIIALLGLGLAGLLAAIVWRTAWPQAQGLAGGDAATPDRLAEVLFGTHVVTMELTALLLVVAAVGALTLTHRQRIRAKRSQGQIAEDKMRDYAATGAHPGQKPMPGVYASTNTAAAPALDAQGQVVEESIPRVLRARGQGLELSEASPEMGAAQRSGEIIAREDGAVGLSGMASMPGARAPRVAQPTAKDRPQDGAAQKNEEEGQ, encoded by the coding sequence ATGAGCGCCGCAAGCGCAGCGATCGCCCAGCTCGCCGGATCGGCGTCGCTGCCCGCAGCCGCGGGCGGCACCGGCGATCCGGGGCGGATGGCCACCGGGGAGGTGGTGCTCTTCATCGCCGTCGCCCTCATCACCGTGGCCTGCGGCCTGGGGGTGCTCACCGCCAAGCGCGCCGTGAGCGCCGCCGTCAACATGATCGGCATCATGATCAGCCTGGCGGTCCTCTACATCGCCAACAGCGCCCCCTTCCTGGGCATCACCCAGATCGTCGTCTACACCGGGGCCGTCATGACCCTCGTGCTCTTCGTCGTCATGCTCGTGGGCGTCGGCGGGGAGGAGCCCATGGGCGGGACCACCTCCCGCATCCAGCGCCCCATCATCGCCCTGCTGGGCCTGGGCCTGGCCGGGCTCCTGGCCGCCATCGTCTGGCGCACCGCCTGGCCCCAGGCCCAGGGCCTGGCCGGAGGGGATGCCGCCACCCCCGACCGTCTGGCCGAGGTGCTCTTCGGAACACACGTGGTGACCATGGAGCTGACCGCCCTGCTGCTGGTGGTCGCCGCCGTCGGCGCCCTGACGCTGACCCACCGCCAGCGCATCCGCGCCAAGCGCAGCCAGGGGCAGATCGCCGAGGACAAGATGCGCGACTACGCCGCCACCGGCGCCCACCCCGGGCAGAAGCCCATGCCCGGCGTCTACGCCTCGACCAACACCGCCGCCGCCCCCGCCCTGGACGCCCAGGGGCAGGTGGTCGAGGAGTCCATCCCGCGGGTGCTGCGCGCCCGCGGCCAGGGCCTGGAGCTGTCCGAGGCCTCCCCGGAGATGGGCGCCGCCCAGCGCTCCGGCGAGATCATCGCCCGCGAGGACGGCGCCGTCGGGCTCTCCGGCATGGCCTCCATGCCCGGTGCCCGTGCCCCCCGGGTGGCCCAGCCCACCGCGAAGGACCGTCCCCAGGACGGCGCCGCGCAGAAGAATGAGGAGGAGGGCCAGTGA
- the nuoI gene encoding NADH-quinone oxidoreductase subunit NuoI: protein MTDQPDQPTRPDSDHEAWLRDAPARGLAALFAPVAGYGVTISSMFRPVVTEQYPFEPAQVMPRYHGRHRLNRYEDGLEKCIGCELCAWACPADAIYVEAASNEPGQQYSPGERYGRVYQINYLRCIFCGLCIEACPTRALTMSTDFDELVGPTRTGLIYEKEDLLAPVPAGGLESPHPMVAGTEDGDYYRGAVTGPTQEQIDWVRAHRPEDPSLSTAQPVPGPEDPAMKEALR, encoded by the coding sequence ATGACTGACCAGCCCGATCAGCCCACCCGGCCCGACTCCGACCACGAGGCCTGGCTGCGCGACGCCCCCGCCCGGGGACTGGCGGCCCTCTTCGCCCCGGTGGCCGGCTACGGGGTGACCATCTCCTCGATGTTCCGCCCGGTGGTCACTGAGCAGTACCCCTTCGAGCCGGCCCAGGTCATGCCCCGCTACCACGGGCGCCACCGCCTCAATCGCTACGAGGACGGCCTGGAGAAGTGCATCGGCTGCGAGCTGTGCGCCTGGGCCTGCCCGGCCGACGCCATCTACGTCGAGGCCGCCTCCAACGAGCCCGGCCAGCAGTACTCGCCCGGCGAGCGCTACGGCCGCGTCTACCAGATCAACTACCTGCGCTGCATCTTCTGCGGACTGTGCATCGAGGCCTGCCCCACTCGGGCCCTGACCATGTCCACCGACTTCGACGAGCTGGTCGGCCCCACCCGCACCGGCCTCATCTACGAGAAGGAGGACCTGCTGGCCCCCGTGCCCGCAGGCGGACTGGAGTCCCCCCACCCCATGGTGGCCGGCACCGAGGACGGCGACTACTACCGCGGCGCCGTCACCGGCCCCACCCAGGAGCAGATCGACTGGGTGCGCGCCCACCGCCCCGAGGACCCCAGCCTGTCCACCGCCCAGCCCGTCCCCGGCCCGGAGGACCCCGCGATGAAGGAGGCCCTGCGATGA
- the nuoH gene encoding NADH-quinone oxidoreductase subunit NuoH yields MTATQILAATTVGGSGGVTADFSQETWWLTLMKAGFIAGFLIVSVIMVLWVERRGLARMQTRLGPNVNGPLGLLQAVADAGKLILKEDFWLKGAEKLVYILAPIIAAFSAFMVYAVIPFGPEVTIFGRVTPLQLTDFPVAVLYILAITAFGVYGIILGGWSSHSTYPLLGAVRSAAQVISYELAMSLSILTVFLASGTMSTSGIVSAQERMWWAVAMIPSFIIYVISMVGEVNRLPFDLPEAEGELVAGHMVEYSSMKFAWYFLAEYINMFNVSAVCVTLFLGGWRSFIPTALWEGANSGWWPMLWFIIKVWMVMFFMVWTRGTLVRIRYDHFMKLGWKLLIPVALAWFVLVAIVQAIRTFSDIPVQSLLVGIAIVFVIAMAVLYIVTWMQEREEEEALARGAYGDDDDEDWDDEITAPGEELLAHAGGFPVPPLPGESLPPSPRARRAEAAQDAHDAQEALTATAEPDDAPQGQAPRDGASALPSLALGMEADPQEGNDD; encoded by the coding sequence ATGACCGCCACCCAGATCCTGGCCGCCACCACCGTGGGAGGCTCCGGAGGCGTGACCGCCGACTTCTCCCAGGAGACCTGGTGGCTGACCCTCATGAAGGCCGGATTCATCGCCGGCTTCCTCATCGTCAGCGTCATCATGGTCCTGTGGGTCGAGCGGCGCGGACTGGCGCGCATGCAGACCCGCCTGGGCCCCAATGTCAACGGCCCCCTGGGCCTGCTCCAGGCCGTCGCCGACGCCGGCAAGCTCATCCTCAAGGAGGACTTCTGGCTCAAGGGAGCCGAGAAGCTCGTCTACATCCTGGCCCCGATCATCGCGGCCTTCAGCGCCTTCATGGTCTACGCCGTCATCCCCTTCGGGCCCGAGGTCACCATCTTCGGGCGGGTCACCCCCCTGCAGCTGACCGACTTCCCCGTGGCCGTGCTCTACATCCTGGCCATCACGGCCTTCGGGGTCTACGGCATCATCCTGGGCGGCTGGTCCTCCCACTCCACCTACCCGCTGCTGGGGGCCGTGCGCAGCGCCGCCCAGGTCATCTCCTACGAGCTGGCCATGAGCCTGTCCATTCTCACGGTCTTCCTGGCCTCGGGGACCATGTCCACCTCCGGCATCGTCAGCGCCCAGGAGCGCATGTGGTGGGCCGTGGCCATGATCCCCTCCTTCATCATCTACGTCATCTCCATGGTCGGGGAGGTCAACCGCCTGCCCTTCGACCTGCCCGAGGCCGAGGGCGAGCTCGTGGCCGGGCACATGGTGGAGTACTCCTCGATGAAGTTCGCCTGGTACTTCCTGGCCGAGTACATCAACATGTTCAACGTCTCGGCCGTCTGCGTCACCCTCTTCCTGGGCGGCTGGCGCTCCTTCATCCCCACCGCCCTGTGGGAGGGGGCCAACTCCGGATGGTGGCCCATGCTGTGGTTCATCATCAAGGTCTGGATGGTCATGTTCTTCATGGTCTGGACCCGCGGCACCCTGGTGCGCATCCGCTACGACCACTTCATGAAGCTCGGCTGGAAGCTGCTCATCCCCGTGGCCCTGGCCTGGTTCGTCCTGGTGGCCATCGTCCAGGCCATCCGCACCTTCTCCGACATCCCCGTCCAGTCGCTGCTGGTGGGCATCGCCATCGTGTTCGTCATCGCCATGGCCGTGCTCTACATCGTGACCTGGATGCAGGAGCGCGAGGAGGAAGAGGCCCTGGCCCGCGGCGCCTACGGGGATGACGACGACGAGGACTGGGACGACGAGATCACCGCCCCCGGCGAGGAGCTCCTCGCCCACGCCGGCGGATTCCCCGTGCCCCCGCTGCCCGGGGAGTCGCTGCCGCCCTCGCCCCGCGCCCGGCGCGCCGAGGCCGCACAGGATGCTCACGATGCTCAGGAGGCTCTGACGGCGACCGCTGAGCCGGACGACGCCCCGCAGGGCCAGGCGCCTCGGGACGGCGCCTCCGCCCTGCCCTCACTCGCCCTCGGCATGGAGGCCGACCCCCAGGAGGGAAACGATGACTGA